In Nakamurella antarctica, the following are encoded in one genomic region:
- a CDS encoding SRPBCC family protein yields the protein MADSSSQTLTIKAPAKVIMDVIADFAAYPAWTGAVKQVEITKTGRAGRADQVKFVMDAGMIKDTYELRYDWAADGTSVTWDLVSGSLQKAQHGSYVLVETGGETSVTYTLSVELTIPMIGLLRRKAEKVILDTALKELRKRVENA from the coding sequence ATGGCTGACTCCTCGTCGCAAACTCTGACCATCAAGGCACCTGCGAAGGTGATCATGGACGTGATTGCTGACTTCGCCGCCTACCCGGCATGGACCGGCGCGGTGAAGCAGGTGGAGATCACGAAGACTGGGAGGGCTGGCCGCGCTGACCAAGTGAAGTTCGTGATGGACGCGGGCATGATCAAAGACACCTACGAGCTGCGCTACGACTGGGCGGCAGACGGAACATCGGTTACCTGGGATCTGGTCTCAGGATCGCTGCAAAAGGCCCAGCACGGCTCCTATGTGTTAGTGGAGACGGGGGGCGAAACCTCTGTGACGTATACGCTTTCGGTCGAATTGACCATTCCGATGATCGGGTTGCTTCGCCGCAAAGCGGAGAAGGTCATTTTGGACACCGCGTTGAAGGAGCTGCGTAAACGGGTCGAAAACGCGTGA
- a CDS encoding NlpC/P60 family protein, translating into MRGTPVLAQHVYARLRRGIIVASTIALVVGLSPAIVASAEPVTPSTPTTSADAKELWIAAANKAAALNEQVLQADEDVSTAAANIVTADTAVAAAGDAVTAAEAVSAQATVKVGSYTDRLNTFANASFRGARLSQFSSLLTADSAESFLDEVSSLDRVAGSTSKMLAEAAAAKNAAASAATAVAAKKVEAEAAKTAATAASEAAVKAQTDLAASKASLDAEAATYETLYNQLTEAERQAAIKAEEERLEREAAAAAAAAAQAAAAQAAAASRAAQQAAAQAPAAQAQAQVAVAGEAAQALAPAEAPAVSQSAPNSAAAAAVAAALSKVGSRYIFGAAGPSSFDCSGLTSWAWAQAGVSIPRTSRDQSGLRSIPMDQLQPGDLITYYSPVSHVAMYIGDGQIVQASTETKPVYVTSIARGGPNASGHRPG; encoded by the coding sequence ATGAGAGGCACGCCAGTCTTGGCACAGCACGTTTACGCCCGGCTTCGCCGCGGCATCATTGTTGCTTCAACAATTGCGTTAGTGGTGGGCTTATCGCCGGCCATCGTGGCGTCGGCGGAGCCGGTCACACCCAGCACCCCCACTACTTCGGCAGATGCCAAGGAGTTGTGGATTGCCGCTGCCAATAAGGCCGCGGCGCTAAACGAGCAAGTCTTGCAAGCAGACGAAGATGTCTCTACGGCTGCTGCAAATATTGTGACCGCGGATACTGCCGTTGCCGCTGCGGGAGATGCGGTCACTGCCGCTGAAGCCGTGAGCGCCCAAGCCACCGTCAAGGTCGGCAGCTACACCGATCGGTTGAACACCTTCGCCAATGCGAGCTTCCGAGGCGCGCGCCTAAGCCAATTCTCATCCCTGCTCACAGCGGACTCGGCGGAATCTTTTCTGGATGAAGTTTCCTCGCTCGACCGGGTAGCTGGCAGTACATCCAAAATGCTCGCCGAAGCTGCAGCGGCCAAGAACGCGGCCGCGTCAGCGGCAACCGCAGTCGCGGCAAAGAAGGTAGAAGCCGAGGCTGCAAAGACCGCCGCGACCGCAGCAAGCGAAGCTGCAGTGAAGGCCCAAACCGATTTGGCGGCAAGCAAAGCAAGCCTCGATGCAGAGGCGGCCACGTACGAAACTCTGTACAACCAACTCACCGAAGCTGAGCGGCAAGCCGCGATCAAGGCAGAAGAAGAGCGGCTTGAGCGGGAGGCAGCAGCAGCTGCTGCCGCAGCAGCTCAGGCAGCGGCGGCGCAGGCAGCAGCAGCCTCTCGCGCAGCTCAGCAGGCGGCGGCTCAGGCTCCGGCGGCTCAGGCTCAGGCTCAGGTTGCGGTAGCGGGCGAGGCAGCCCAAGCGCTCGCGCCAGCTGAAGCCCCCGCCGTGAGCCAGTCCGCTCCGAATTCCGCTGCAGCTGCGGCGGTAGCAGCGGCGCTATCAAAGGTGGGCTCCCGATACATATTTGGGGCTGCCGGGCCCAGTAGCTTCGACTGCTCGGGACTCACGTCCTGGGCCTGGGCGCAGGCGGGGGTATCTATTCCCCGTACGAGCCGAGATCAGTCGGGCCTTCGATCGATTCCGATGGATCAACTGCAGCCAGGCGATCTGATCACGTATTACTCGCCTGTCTCCCACGTGGCGATGTACATCGGTGACGGGCAGATCGTCCAAGCCTCCACCGAGACCAAGCCGGTCTATGTGACTTCGATTGCCCGAGGTGGCCCCAATGCTTCAGGCCACCGCCCCGGGTGA
- a CDS encoding glycosyltransferase family 4 protein, whose amino-acid sequence MRRTLLITNDFPPRAGGIQSYVHSLAEHLPPSELVVYAPAWEGAEAFDADQDFEVVRHSTSLMVPSPTVARRARELIHTRRISALWYGAAAPLALLTPSLRTHGIVRAVASTHGHEVGWSMLPGSRQALRRIGATNDVITYISRYSRRRISAALGAGAALEYLPAGVDTSLFAPDPLARAEIRRRYGFGDKPVVACISRLVSRKGQDSLIRAMPMILDLVPDAQLLIVGDGPYRSYLEALVEASPAAANITLTGSVPWRDIPRHHAAADVFAMPCRTRGGGLDVEGLGIVFLEASASGVPVIAGDSGGAPEAVLPGVTGEVVSGTDVAALAHELVKLLRDKPSADAMGIAGRGWVGQRWNWERSAHRLADLLSR is encoded by the coding sequence GTGCGACGAACCCTGCTGATCACCAATGATTTTCCACCGCGGGCGGGGGGCATCCAGTCGTACGTGCATTCGTTGGCGGAACATCTGCCACCATCAGAACTGGTGGTGTACGCCCCTGCGTGGGAGGGGGCTGAGGCTTTTGATGCAGATCAAGACTTCGAGGTGGTGCGTCATTCCACCAGCCTCATGGTGCCGTCGCCCACCGTCGCGCGCCGCGCCCGCGAACTAATTCATACGCGCCGAATAAGCGCGCTGTGGTACGGAGCTGCTGCACCCCTGGCATTGCTCACGCCCTCCCTGCGTACTCACGGGATCGTCCGGGCGGTTGCCAGTACCCACGGCCACGAGGTGGGCTGGTCCATGCTTCCGGGCTCGCGTCAGGCGTTACGCAGAATTGGCGCCACGAATGATGTCATCACCTACATCAGCCGGTATTCCAGGCGTCGAATCTCTGCAGCTTTGGGAGCCGGCGCCGCACTTGAGTACCTCCCGGCTGGCGTCGATACCTCACTGTTCGCCCCGGACCCGTTGGCGCGAGCGGAGATCCGTCGGCGGTATGGGTTCGGCGATAAGCCGGTCGTCGCCTGTATTTCGCGATTGGTCTCTCGCAAAGGGCAGGACTCACTGATCCGCGCAATGCCAATGATTCTGGATCTAGTGCCAGATGCGCAGCTGCTGATCGTCGGCGATGGGCCCTACCGAAGCTATCTTGAGGCCTTGGTCGAGGCTAGCCCCGCTGCCGCAAATATCACCCTGACTGGATCCGTCCCCTGGCGCGACATTCCCCGCCACCACGCCGCCGCTGACGTTTTTGCGATGCCCTGCCGCACGCGCGGGGGTGGATTGGACGTCGAAGGGTTGGGCATTGTGTTCCTCGAGGCCTCCGCGTCTGGGGTACCGGTGATCGCAGGCGATTCCGGCGGCGCACCCGAGGCGGTGCTACCCGGTGTTACAGGCGAGGTCGTCTCCGGCACTGATGTGGCGGCACTGGCGCATGAGTTGGTGAAACTGTTGCGAGACAAGCCTTCTGCGGATGCAATGGGAATCGCAGGACGAGGTTGGGTGGGCCAGAGGTGGAACTGGGAGCGGTCGGCACATCGACTCGCGGATCTCCTGTCGCGATAA
- a CDS encoding C40 family peptidase, whose amino-acid sequence MLTLTTLTFGATMPASAEPAAPVPTSPTAVSPTGSTLAPAAPATAEEAKTAWIAAAQAAEQLNQAVLTAQETVKSSEAAVGLAHNRIAPAQAAVAQADATVRTAAAEVSVYQAKLDAFASASLRGARMSQISSLLTANSPEEYLDEVTALNRVASDAKTTMAKAAVAKIEAQAAKTAADSARDAATVAVADAQAAKDAAVTAAADLAAQQVAMSEQVKTFEKLYSSLTLQERVAAVSAAENAINLSTDSAQRQRSQAAARAAAGISDDTDQTTTLNTLATELAPDTAAAVAVAAALTRQGMPYVWAAVGPDSFDCSGLMLWAWQQAGITIPRTSAEQYRLPEVPLSELKPGDLITYYSPVTHVGMYVGMGLVLHASMPGVPIKVVDLYRAGPNPTGHRVPR is encoded by the coding sequence GTGCTAACACTGACGACGCTCACGTTTGGCGCCACCATGCCTGCCTCCGCTGAACCAGCGGCCCCGGTCCCGACGTCGCCAACTGCCGTCTCTCCCACGGGATCGACCTTGGCGCCAGCAGCCCCGGCTACCGCGGAAGAGGCGAAGACCGCCTGGATTGCCGCAGCTCAGGCGGCGGAGCAGTTGAATCAGGCTGTCCTGACTGCACAAGAGACGGTGAAGTCCTCCGAAGCCGCCGTAGGTCTGGCCCACAATCGGATTGCTCCTGCGCAGGCCGCCGTAGCCCAAGCCGACGCCACGGTAAGAACTGCAGCAGCGGAAGTTTCGGTGTATCAGGCCAAGCTTGACGCGTTCGCGAGCGCTAGCCTGCGTGGGGCCAGGATGAGCCAGATCTCCTCCCTGCTGACGGCAAACTCGCCGGAAGAATATTTGGACGAAGTGACCGCCTTGAATCGCGTTGCTAGCGATGCAAAGACGACGATGGCCAAAGCGGCAGTCGCCAAGATCGAGGCGCAAGCGGCGAAAACTGCAGCGGACTCTGCGCGCGATGCTGCAACGGTGGCCGTCGCAGACGCCCAAGCTGCCAAAGATGCGGCAGTGACAGCAGCGGCCGACCTGGCGGCTCAGCAGGTCGCGATGTCGGAGCAAGTAAAAACATTCGAGAAGCTCTATAGCTCTCTGACATTGCAAGAACGCGTTGCCGCCGTTTCGGCCGCTGAAAACGCGATCAACCTCTCCACCGACTCTGCCCAACGACAGCGGTCGCAAGCGGCAGCGCGAGCGGCGGCCGGGATCAGTGATGACACCGACCAAACGACGACCCTGAATACGCTGGCAACGGAATTAGCGCCCGATACGGCTGCGGCGGTAGCAGTAGCGGCAGCCCTCACGAGGCAAGGCATGCCCTATGTCTGGGCCGCTGTGGGCCCCGACAGTTTCGATTGTTCTGGGCTGATGCTCTGGGCGTGGCAACAAGCTGGGATTACCATCCCGCGCACCAGCGCAGAGCAATATCGGCTGCCCGAGGTGCCGCTGTCCGAACTGAAGCCAGGTGACCTCATCACGTACTACTCGCCGGTGACCCACGTGGGCATGTACGTGGGTATGGGTTTGGTGTTGCACGCGTCGATGCCTGGTGTCCCGATCAAGGTGGTCGACTTGTACCGGGCGGGCCCCAACCCGACCGGGCACCGCGTTCCGCGGTAG
- a CDS encoding metallophosphoesterase family protein, whose protein sequence is MRIHVVADVHGNYEALARAAEGADQLIVLGDLIDYVDYHDPGAGILGAVFGADRVKPFVEMRTVGNFRGLHAYHQSLWATVDDPAAVIEGIVADRYQQVVALIPENTLLTLGNVDVEHIWAAVAPPALRYLDAEVRTLGGVRFGFVAGGSGRPGSVVGPARGPWKPFVRDARDYQAAVDSLFQADKVDVLCTHIPLRLAGMRYDRIPGRLEMYGPGLLEAIDVHQPRLALSGHVHQPLTQRVRRGHTECVNVGHFQRAAKPYVLQL, encoded by the coding sequence GTGCGTATTCACGTGGTGGCCGATGTCCATGGCAACTATGAAGCTCTTGCGCGGGCGGCTGAGGGCGCAGACCAACTCATCGTTTTGGGCGACCTCATCGATTACGTCGACTATCACGACCCGGGTGCTGGCATTCTCGGTGCTGTATTCGGCGCAGATCGGGTGAAGCCCTTCGTGGAAATGCGTACCGTCGGTAACTTTCGTGGACTACACGCCTATCACCAGTCGCTCTGGGCGACGGTTGACGATCCCGCTGCCGTCATCGAAGGCATCGTGGCAGATCGCTACCAGCAAGTGGTTGCGCTGATTCCGGAAAACACTCTGCTCACGCTGGGAAATGTTGACGTTGAACATATCTGGGCGGCGGTAGCGCCACCTGCATTACGGTATCTGGACGCCGAGGTTCGCACGCTCGGTGGCGTGCGCTTCGGCTTTGTTGCGGGAGGATCTGGCCGACCGGGATCTGTGGTCGGACCGGCCCGCGGACCCTGGAAACCTTTCGTCCGAGACGCGCGGGATTACCAGGCTGCCGTTGACTCGCTGTTCCAGGCAGACAAGGTCGACGTTCTGTGTACGCATATTCCTTTGCGGCTCGCCGGAATGCGGTATGACCGTATTCCGGGACGGCTGGAGATGTATGGCCCGGGCCTTCTCGAAGCGATCGATGTACACCAACCGCGACTGGCACTGTCTGGTCACGTTCATCAGCCCCTGACTCAGCGGGTCCGGAGGGGACACACCGAATGCGTCAACGTGGGCCACTTTCAGCGCGCGGCCAAGCCGTATGTGTTGCAGCTATGA